The proteins below are encoded in one region of Streptomyces sp. NBC_00490:
- a CDS encoding sarcosine oxidase subunit beta family protein → MSPRTPGAELPEHPDFLWRNPEPKRSYDVIVVGGGGHGLATAHYLAKNHGITNVAVLEKGWLAGGNMARNTTIIRSNYLWDESAGIYEHALKLWEGLAEELDYPILFSQRGVLNLAHSLQDVRDSVRRVEANRLNGVDAEWLDADGVKEVCPIVNISPDVRYPVLGATYQPRAGIAKHDHVAWGLARSADAAGIDIIQNCEVTGLDVVGGRVVGVQTNLGPIAAGKVALCSAGHTSVLAAMAGIELPVQSHPLQALVSELLEPVHPTVVMSNAVHVYVSQAHKGELVMGAGIDAYNSYTQRGAFHIIEEQMAAALELFPVFARAHVLRTWGGIVDVSPDASPIIGLSPVDNLYLNCGWGTGGFKATPGVGWVYAHTIAHDTPHPLNAPFSLDRFTTGALVDEHGAAAVAH, encoded by the coding sequence ATGAGCCCCCGCACCCCCGGCGCCGAACTCCCGGAGCACCCGGACTTCCTCTGGCGCAACCCCGAGCCCAAGCGCTCCTACGACGTGATCGTCGTCGGCGGTGGCGGCCACGGCCTGGCCACCGCCCACTACCTGGCGAAGAACCACGGCATCACCAACGTCGCCGTGCTGGAGAAGGGCTGGCTGGCGGGCGGCAACATGGCCCGCAACACCACGATCATCCGCTCCAACTACCTGTGGGACGAGAGCGCCGGCATCTACGAGCACGCGCTCAAGCTGTGGGAGGGCCTGGCGGAGGAGCTGGACTACCCGATCCTCTTCTCCCAGCGCGGGGTGCTGAACCTCGCCCACAGCCTCCAGGACGTCCGCGACAGCGTGCGCCGAGTGGAGGCGAACCGCCTCAACGGCGTCGACGCGGAATGGCTCGACGCGGACGGCGTCAAGGAAGTCTGCCCGATCGTCAACATCTCCCCGGACGTGCGCTATCCGGTCCTGGGCGCCACCTACCAGCCCCGGGCGGGCATCGCCAAGCACGACCACGTGGCCTGGGGCCTGGCCCGCTCGGCGGACGCGGCGGGGATCGACATCATCCAGAACTGCGAGGTCACCGGCCTGGACGTGGTCGGCGGCCGGGTCGTCGGCGTCCAGACCAACCTGGGCCCGATCGCCGCGGGCAAGGTCGCCCTCTGCTCGGCGGGCCACACCTCGGTCCTCGCCGCGATGGCCGGCATCGAACTCCCCGTCCAGAGCCACCCGTTGCAGGCGCTGGTATCGGAACTGCTGGAACCCGTCCACCCCACGGTGGTCATGTCCAACGCGGTCCACGTCTACGTCAGCCAGGCCCACAAGGGCGAGCTGGTGATGGGCGCGGGCATCGACGCGTACAACTCCTACACGCAGCGCGGCGCGTTCCACATCATCGAGGAACAGATGGCGGCCGCCCTGGAGCTCTTCCCGGTCTTCGCCCGCGCCCACGTCCTGCGCACGTGGGGCGGCATCGTCGACGTCAGCCCCGACGCCTCACCCATCATCGGCCTCAGCCCGGTCGACAACCTCTACCTCAACTGCGGCTGGGGCACGGGCGGTTTCAAGGCCACCCCGGGCGTCGGCTGGGTCTACGCCCACACGATCGCCCACGACACCCCTCACCCTCTCAACGCCCCCTTCTCGCTCGACCGTTTCACCACCGGCGCGCTCGTCGACGAGCACGGCGCGGCCGCGGTGGCCCACTAG